The DNA sequence CGTCCTTGGGGGCTACACTTACATCAAAGATCCGCCGTCCGTAACTTTTAAGTCTCAGGGCAAACTGATCACCGTTCATTCAAAAAAGATCGCCATCAATGCCCTGAAAGACGAGGAAGAAGCCACCAATATCATCGAGTGGCTCAAAAGGGAGATCAATGCGGCCTGGGAAATGCGCAATGAAATTGAGCCTCGCTATGAGGCGGCTCCCCAGCCCAAGGTTTTTGAAATCCTTAAGCTGCTGCCCAAAACCAACTGCAAGGAATGCGGCCAGCCGACCTGCATGGTCTTTGCCACCCAGGTGGCCGAGGGCGCCAAAGGCCCCGAAGACTGCCCGCCGCTGGATGAAGCCGGCCGGCAAAATCTGGCGGAATATCTGGGCCAGTTTCGTTTTGACGTTTAAAATGTGCGGCCGGTCTTCGAGGTCAGTTACGGCCCCGGTCAGAGTAGCAAGACATTTCGTTAATATTTTGGAGGTAATACGATCATGGCAGATGCACAGGAAAAACAGCTTTCATTTTTGGACAGGTTTTTAACCCTATGGATCTTTATTGCCATGGGAGCCGGCATCGGCATCGGCTATTTTGCGCCGGCGGTAACCGAATTTATTTCCGGCC is a window from the Candidatus Desulfatibia profunda genome containing:
- a CDS encoding Fe-S cluster protein, which gives rise to MLLKSYTKEIFRAECNPGFETLHCFAHLDEDVGAALPYLNAVLGGYTYIKDPPSVTFKSQGKLITVHSKKIAINALKDEEEATNIIEWLKREINAAWEMRNEIEPRYEAAPQPKVFEILKLLPKTNCKECGQPTCMVFATQVAEGAKGPEDCPPLDEAGRQNLAEYLGQFRFDV